A stretch of Synergistaceae bacterium DZ-S4 DNA encodes these proteins:
- the fabD gene encoding ACP S-malonyltransferase: protein MKYSLIFPGQGAQRPGMGKELYDKFDASRMVFEEADEALGFKISDLIFNGTKEDLMKTAITQPAILTVSIAALRGLESAYGKKLEPYLAAGHSLGEYTSLVATGAISLSDGVRLVHLRGTLMQEAVPLGVGAMSAIVGMNMEEVVGFCNEAAQGEICEAANINSQEQIVISGHKTAVDRASSAIEATGRAKVLPLRVSAPFHCELMRPVGSKLRDEFENISWNVPCCPIVTNAAAKAVQDVGTLKEALYMQTFSPVLWMQSVIEMENKGTEGYIELGPGSVLSGLIRKISKNKRPFPVSGPEELDAALEFLKGGI from the coding sequence ATGAAATATTCTCTCATATTCCCGGGACAGGGTGCACAGAGACCCGGCATGGGCAAGGAGCTTTACGACAAATTCGATGCATCGAGGATGGTTTTTGAAGAGGCGGACGAGGCGCTGGGATTCAAAATCAGCGACCTCATATTCAACGGCACCAAGGAAGACCTGATGAAGACCGCGATAACCCAGCCGGCTATCCTCACAGTGAGTATAGCTGCATTGAGAGGTCTTGAGAGCGCTTACGGAAAAAAACTTGAACCATATCTTGCCGCAGGCCACAGCCTCGGAGAATACACCTCACTTGTTGCAACAGGGGCGATAAGCCTCTCTGACGGAGTAAGACTGGTCCATCTCAGGGGAACTCTGATGCAGGAGGCTGTTCCTCTTGGAGTGGGCGCAATGTCTGCCATCGTAGGGATGAACATGGAGGAAGTTGTCGGGTTTTGCAACGAAGCTGCGCAGGGTGAGATATGTGAAGCTGCCAACATAAATTCGCAGGAACAGATAGTCATCTCAGGACACAAAACCGCAGTGGACAGGGCCTCGTCCGCAATAGAAGCGACAGGCAGGGCAAAGGTGCTTCCTCTCAGGGTAAGTGCACCCTTCCACTGCGAACTTATGCGTCCCGTAGGATCAAAACTCAGGGATGAATTTGAGAACATCAGCTGGAATGTTCCCTGCTGTCCGATAGTGACAAATGCGGCAGCAAAGGCTGTACAGGATGTGGGAACTCTCAAAGAGGCCCTTTACATGCAGACATTTTCACCTGTGCTATGGATGCAGAGCGTTATAGAGATGGAAAACAAGGGGACCGAGGGATATATTGAACTTGGCCCCGGCAGTGTCCTTTCAGGTCTGATAAGAAAAATATCAAAGAACAAGAGGCCCTTCCCGGTCTCGGGCCCCGAGGAACTTGATGCGGCACTTGAGTTTTTGAAAGGGGGAATTTGA